A genomic region of Methanothermobacter thermautotrophicus str. Delta H contains the following coding sequences:
- a CDS encoding DUF1947 domain-containing protein — protein sequence MTVKIRKRYHIKKKKLREIRGQIGDYSSLIPEKATVEIIETDDNNIILVNGEPLLMFIDDRVVPTLRGALKMEIDRGYVVVDMGAVRFLANGADVMSPGIVDADPEISENDTVVVVDERNRRPLAVGISLISGPEMVERDSGKAVKTIHHIGDAIWELEV from the coding sequence GTGACTGTGAAGATCAGGAAGAGGTACCATATAAAGAAGAAGAAGCTCAGGGAGATACGGGGGCAGATTGGAGACTACTCCTCCCTGATACCTGAAAAGGCCACGGTTGAAATCATTGAGACTGATGATAACAACATCATACTGGTTAATGGGGAGCCACTCCTCATGTTCATTGACGACAGGGTTGTCCCGACCCTGAGGGGCGCCCTGAAGATGGAAATAGATAGGGGATATGTGGTCGTTGACATGGGGGCCGTCAGGTTCCTTGCAAACGGGGCCGATGTCATGAGCCCCGGTATAGTTGACGCCGACCCTGAGATATCTGAGAACGACACCGTCGTTGTGGTGGATGAGAGAAACCGCAGACCCCTTGCAGTGGGTATAAGCCTCATAAGTGGACCTGAAATGGTTGAAAGAGATTCAGGAAAGGCTGTTAAGACCATCCACCACATCGGAGATGCCATCTGGGAACTGGAGGTCTAG
- the arfB gene encoding 2-amino-5-formylamino-6-ribosylaminopyrimidin-4(3H)-one 5'-monophosphate deformylase yields MVELNLDAGNIISEDVHRIGILAVGSHLENHGPALPIDTDAKIASYVALEAALRTGARFLGVLYAASEFPYVKHGIHMDRDELVERELKPVLRKARRLLNLEAAVIVNGHGGNKLEDCMDDLEEELGLEIAWNNRIVEIEGPHAGSGELSAGLILGIADLRRLDECIPELYPEIGMIGLKEAREANREIDKAARICERDGVNPDPVLGQRILDDAVESVISDVKELLKIIQEF; encoded by the coding sequence TTGGTTGAGCTGAACCTCGACGCCGGGAACATAATCTCAGAGGATGTCCACAGGATCGGGATACTGGCAGTGGGGTCACACCTCGAGAACCATGGCCCGGCACTCCCCATCGACACCGATGCAAAGATAGCATCCTACGTGGCCCTTGAGGCAGCCCTGAGGACCGGGGCCAGGTTCCTGGGGGTGCTCTATGCCGCCTCAGAGTTTCCCTACGTTAAACACGGCATACACATGGACAGGGATGAACTTGTTGAGAGGGAACTGAAACCTGTCCTGAGGAAGGCCAGAAGGCTTCTAAACCTTGAGGCCGCTGTAATTGTAAACGGTCACGGAGGGAACAAACTGGAGGACTGTATGGACGACCTCGAAGAGGAACTGGGCCTTGAAATCGCCTGGAACAACCGGATAGTTGAGATTGAGGGACCGCACGCAGGTAGCGGTGAACTATCCGCAGGTCTCATACTCGGTATCGCGGATCTGAGGCGCCTTGATGAATGCATACCTGAACTCTACCCTGAAATTGGAATGATAGGTCTGAAGGAGGCCCGTGAAGCCAACAGAGAAATAGATAAGGCTGCAAGGATATGTGAAAGGGATGGTGTGAACCCCGACCCTGTTCTGGGCCAGAGAATACTTGATGATGCCGTTGAAAGTGTTATATCAGATGTGAAAGAGCTCCTGAAGATTATACAGGAATTTTAG
- a CDS encoding ribonucleotide reductase N-terminal alpha domain-containing protein, which yields MISLSTTALKVLEERYLLRGEGGEVVETPEEMFRRVARAVASADEAYGDDPAVAEEAFYSVMGNLEFLPNSPTLMNAGTPINQLSACFVLPVEDSIDSIFSSLRDMAIIHKSGGGVGFSFSRLRPRGDIVASTMGVASGPVSFMRIFDVAVDVIKQGGRRRGANMGVLHVSHPDIFSFIDAKSREGPLRNFNLSVAVPDEFMDDRPVDLINPRNGEVVDSVESRVILKRIVEAAWRSGDPGILFEDRINRYNPTPQLGRIEATNPCVSGDTIVMTSGGPRTVAELEGKPFTALIRGSGYPCPSGFFRTCERDVYDLRTREGHCLRLTHDHRVLVMDGGLEWRAAGELERGDRLVMDDAAGEFPALATFRGLRGAGRQDVYDATVYGASAFTANGFIVHNCGEQPLLTHESCNLGSVNLSLMVGPSGINWEKLRRTIHVAVHFLDNVIDVNSYPLRPVEEMTLRTRKIGLGVMGFADMLIKLGIPYNSVAALEVAGRVMSFISSEARRASMELARERGSFPEFKGSIWDIQGFECMRNATLTTIAPTGSLSIIAGTSSGIEPLFAVSFTRNILGRSFHELHPLFKTMAGRLDKRSLEAIESRGSLRGVPGVPARIRRLFVTAHEIDPVFHVKMQAAFQRYVDNAVSKTVNLPADSSPADVERVFRAAHELGCKGVTVYRYGSKVDEVLRFPEYAGSCRDMTCPN from the coding sequence ATGATCAGTTTAAGCACAACAGCCCTGAAGGTGCTTGAGGAGAGATACCTTCTCAGGGGTGAGGGTGGTGAGGTTGTAGAGACACCAGAGGAGATGTTCAGGAGGGTTGCGCGGGCCGTTGCATCTGCAGATGAGGCCTACGGTGATGACCCTGCAGTTGCGGAGGAGGCCTTCTACTCGGTTATGGGTAACCTTGAGTTCCTCCCAAATTCCCCGACCCTCATGAATGCAGGCACGCCCATCAACCAGCTCTCCGCCTGTTTTGTACTCCCTGTTGAGGACTCAATTGATAGTATATTCAGCTCCCTGAGGGATATGGCCATCATCCACAAATCCGGTGGGGGTGTTGGCTTCTCATTTTCAAGGTTAAGACCCAGAGGGGACATCGTCGCGTCCACAATGGGTGTTGCCTCGGGGCCGGTGTCCTTCATGAGGATATTCGATGTTGCGGTTGACGTTATAAAGCAGGGCGGGCGAAGAAGGGGCGCCAATATGGGTGTCCTCCATGTGAGCCACCCCGACATATTCAGCTTCATAGACGCCAAGTCAAGGGAGGGTCCCCTGCGGAACTTCAACCTCTCAGTCGCCGTACCTGATGAGTTCATGGATGACCGCCCGGTGGATCTGATAAACCCCAGGAACGGTGAGGTGGTTGACTCGGTAGAATCCAGGGTGATACTTAAGAGGATCGTGGAGGCAGCCTGGAGGTCTGGAGATCCCGGGATCCTCTTTGAGGACCGTATAAACCGCTACAACCCCACTCCACAACTCGGGAGGATAGAGGCAACCAACCCCTGTGTATCCGGTGACACCATTGTAATGACATCCGGGGGTCCGCGGACAGTGGCTGAACTGGAGGGCAAGCCCTTCACCGCACTTATCAGGGGCTCAGGGTACCCCTGCCCCTCAGGTTTCTTCAGGACCTGTGAACGGGACGTATATGATCTTAGAACCAGGGAGGGTCATTGCTTAAGGTTGACCCATGATCACAGGGTCCTTGTAATGGATGGTGGTCTGGAATGGCGTGCCGCCGGTGAACTTGAAAGGGGAGACCGCCTTGTGATGGATGATGCTGCAGGGGAGTTTCCGGCACTTGCAACCTTCAGAGGCCTCAGGGGCGCCGGCCGCCAGGATGTCTATGACGCCACTGTCTACGGTGCCAGTGCATTCACAGCCAATGGATTCATAGTCCACAACTGTGGGGAGCAGCCACTCCTCACCCATGAATCATGCAATCTGGGGTCAGTTAATCTCAGCCTCATGGTAGGCCCCTCCGGTATTAACTGGGAGAAGCTCCGGAGGACCATCCATGTGGCAGTGCACTTCCTTGACAATGTGATAGACGTTAACAGCTACCCCCTCCGTCCCGTGGAGGAGATGACACTGAGAACCCGTAAGATAGGGCTGGGTGTCATGGGCTTTGCTGATATGCTGATAAAACTTGGAATACCCTACAATTCAGTGGCTGCCCTTGAGGTGGCCGGAAGGGTAATGTCATTCATATCATCTGAGGCCAGGAGGGCCTCCATGGAACTTGCCAGAGAGAGGGGATCATTCCCTGAATTTAAGGGCAGCATATGGGATATCCAGGGATTTGAGTGCATGAGGAACGCCACATTAACCACCATAGCCCCAACTGGTTCCCTGAGTATAATAGCAGGCACCAGCAGTGGAATTGAGCCCCTATTTGCCGTGTCCTTCACAAGGAACATCCTGGGAAGGAGCTTCCATGAGCTGCACCCCCTCTTTAAGACGATGGCGGGAAGACTTGATAAGAGATCCCTTGAGGCCATAGAATCCCGGGGGAGTCTGAGGGGTGTCCCCGGGGTGCCTGCGAGGATAAGGAGGCTCTTTGTGACTGCACATGAAATAGACCCTGTATTCCATGTTAAAATGCAGGCCGCCTTCCAGCGGTACGTGGACAATGCTGTATCAAAAACAGTGAATCTGCCAGCTGATTCATCACCTGCTGACGTTGAAAGGGTGTTCAGGGCCGCCCATGAGCTTGGCTGCAAAGGTGTTACTGTTTACAGGTATGGCAGTAAGGTGGATGAGGTCCTGAGGTTCCCTGAATATGCGGGTTCATGCCGTGATATGACCTGTCCTAATTAA
- a CDS encoding oligosaccharide repeat unit polymerase family protein produces MYPGHNFLSSLKRSRVLKNHIFSPPSFIVFFSMFMALAAIPVQKTLQINILIGFSCFLLFSVIMPGVILRGDRYLRFSIDDIRSMGFTLFIIGSAFLAITLTDVGGIPLLKPSLRYLLNPKLTIPVYLMIPGTAFMLAYITDKMQKSVIDRSTARFRAITVSLTCLVMLALLGYRTPLVAVILITFIMGYYSGLFEIWEVLGSFAVALMIIMGIGYFRSVEEYSLSNLGPLTVLKMRASFTMSILNRLSALAGMTGVMHGDLTLSMIPGAGSGPRALIGKLVLWRTGVTITPTLFGQMLVEFGTIGVAFGMSILGLILGIGYRIMQKTRDSFYIMLYSIVMAYCLISIETGILDQLVVIYILCAFIIYIYNIYLNI; encoded by the coding sequence ATGTATCCTGGACATAATTTTCTCAGCTCCCTCAAAAGGAGCAGGGTACTGAAAAACCATATCTTTTCACCTCCTTCATTTATCGTGTTCTTCTCAATGTTCATGGCCCTTGCTGCCATTCCAGTCCAGAAAACATTACAGATCAATATACTGATCGGTTTTTCATGTTTTCTTCTTTTTTCAGTGATTATGCCAGGGGTGATTCTAAGGGGTGATAGGTACCTGAGATTCAGTATTGATGACATCAGATCAATGGGTTTCACTTTATTCATTATTGGATCTGCCTTTCTGGCCATAACACTAACAGACGTTGGTGGCATCCCCCTCCTGAAACCTTCCCTCAGATACCTCCTCAATCCGAAGCTAACTATCCCGGTTTATCTTATGATTCCAGGGACAGCTTTCATGTTAGCTTACATAACCGATAAGATGCAAAAAAGCGTTATAGACAGATCAACTGCAAGGTTCCGGGCCATTACTGTTTCACTGACCTGTCTTGTTATGCTGGCCCTCCTGGGATACCGGACACCCCTGGTTGCTGTAATACTCATAACCTTTATCATGGGTTATTACAGTGGATTATTCGAAATATGGGAGGTCCTGGGATCCTTCGCGGTAGCCTTAATGATAATTATGGGCATAGGTTACTTCAGATCCGTTGAGGAGTACTCATTAAGCAACCTGGGTCCGCTTACAGTTCTAAAAATGAGGGCATCATTTACAATGAGCATACTCAACAGATTATCCGCACTTGCAGGGATGACAGGTGTTATGCATGGTGATTTAACCCTCAGCATGATTCCAGGTGCAGGTAGTGGTCCGCGAGCATTGATAGGGAAGCTGGTCCTCTGGAGAACAGGTGTTACAATCACTCCAACCCTGTTCGGTCAGATGCTTGTGGAGTTTGGTACCATCGGAGTGGCATTCGGTATGAGCATCCTTGGTCTTATCCTGGGAATTGGATACAGGATAATGCAAAAAACACGAGATTCGTTTTATATCATGCTCTACTCAATCGTGATGGCATACTGTCTCATCTCAATCGAAACTGGAATCCTTGATCAGCTCGTGGTTATCTACATTTTATGTGCATTTATTATATACATCTACAACATATACCTTAACATATGA
- a CDS encoding DUF5814 domain-containing protein, with translation MIVLNRRKRSVDFIPAGNPKKILNTRRKPAYWGRLKIRSTEAGPRISRFTVEKGERETLRKPSEALKILKKQAVILTGRDPEIEDLLSSYGISYRYARVCQHCLHEGYLTVVSSRSSTVHAGQIICSRCVDELIKRELKFAGMDGSTFRNFRRLIRRGVSLDKILEMMSPRFDPLENHELTRYDTVTSESERTPRVPLDKLAVPEKFKRMLKREGNTVLRPVQVLAVDAGLLEGEDLMVVSATASGKTLIAELAGIPRALGGEKFIYLTPLVALANQKYRDFRRRYSPLKLKTAIKVGMSRIRARDELRIPETDVSKADIVVGTYEGMDYILRAGRSGILGDVGVVVIDEIHTLEDEERGSRLKGMIKRIRRLFPDAQIIALSATVKNNLEVASEFGLRLVEYDRRPVPLERHLVFSRGEEDKKNLILRLAEREFSTESEKGFRGQTIVFTNSRRKTRLIADYLTRRGVRAAAYHAGLSYRERQRIERAFASQELAAIVTTAALAAGVDFPASQVVFETLLMGNRWLMPNEFAQMLGRAGRPSYHDRGVVYVLAEVGMEFDGESEEAMALKLLESGPDPVDVNYTEEDVLENILADITSGAIKSESEISPDPSWPLDPEGALDILESHGMIVRDGGLRATGYGVAVSKSFIGVTDAEYIRGHLKGASRRPLDIALELEPFEGAYLSGRLHRALSRAAGARFSMNLMADSTLDILSDGDNLVKLDSKLQEAVLNLQMDFLSCECRDRPFCGCIQRRLSEHIIAERISGRDPVEISRGLLSRYQIQAYPGDIFSWLDTTVRALESIGRIASAFKRRRYLKECSGIVRAIEKGRGA, from the coding sequence ATGATAGTTTTAAACAGAAGGAAAAGGTCCGTTGATTTTATACCGGCAGGAAACCCAAAGAAGATCCTCAACACACGCAGAAAACCTGCTTACTGGGGCAGACTAAAAATCAGGAGCACAGAAGCAGGACCGAGGATATCAAGGTTCACGGTTGAGAAGGGTGAACGTGAAACCCTCAGGAAACCATCAGAGGCCCTTAAGATACTGAAGAAGCAGGCTGTTATTTTAACAGGACGTGACCCGGAAATTGAGGATCTACTCTCATCCTACGGCATCAGCTACAGGTATGCAAGGGTATGCCAGCACTGCCTCCATGAGGGCTATCTGACAGTTGTAAGTTCAAGGTCATCGACGGTGCACGCAGGTCAGATCATATGTTCAAGATGCGTTGATGAGCTCATAAAGAGGGAGCTTAAATTTGCAGGCATGGACGGATCAACATTCAGAAACTTCAGGAGACTTATAAGGCGTGGTGTAAGCCTTGATAAGATACTGGAGATGATGTCCCCCCGCTTTGACCCTCTCGAGAACCATGAACTGACCCGCTATGACACCGTGACATCGGAATCAGAGAGGACCCCCCGCGTCCCTCTTGATAAACTTGCAGTACCGGAAAAATTTAAGAGGATGCTTAAAAGGGAGGGTAACACGGTTCTCAGACCTGTACAGGTCCTTGCAGTGGATGCGGGGCTCCTGGAGGGGGAGGACCTCATGGTTGTATCTGCAACTGCTAGCGGAAAGACCCTCATAGCTGAACTTGCAGGCATACCCAGGGCCCTGGGTGGTGAAAAATTCATATACCTCACGCCACTGGTGGCCCTTGCGAACCAGAAGTACCGGGACTTCAGAAGGAGGTACTCACCCCTAAAACTCAAAACAGCCATAAAGGTCGGTATGAGTCGCATAAGGGCAAGAGATGAACTCAGAATTCCGGAGACAGATGTTAGCAAAGCCGATATAGTGGTCGGAACCTATGAGGGGATGGACTACATCCTGAGGGCAGGGAGGTCTGGCATCCTGGGGGATGTTGGTGTGGTTGTCATTGATGAGATCCACACCCTTGAGGATGAGGAGAGGGGTTCAAGGCTCAAGGGAATGATAAAGCGCATAAGAAGACTCTTTCCTGATGCCCAGATAATCGCACTCTCTGCAACCGTGAAGAACAACCTTGAGGTGGCCTCTGAGTTCGGGCTTAGACTGGTTGAGTATGACAGGAGACCTGTCCCCCTTGAGAGGCACCTCGTATTCTCCAGGGGGGAGGAGGATAAGAAGAACCTCATACTCAGGCTTGCTGAGAGGGAGTTCTCCACAGAATCAGAAAAGGGGTTCCGGGGCCAGACGATAGTCTTCACCAATTCCCGTAGAAAGACGAGGCTCATTGCAGATTATCTGACACGGAGGGGTGTGAGGGCGGCGGCCTACCATGCAGGTTTATCCTACAGGGAAAGGCAGCGCATAGAAAGGGCCTTCGCATCACAGGAACTCGCAGCAATAGTTACAACTGCCGCACTTGCCGCTGGAGTGGATTTCCCGGCATCACAGGTAGTCTTTGAAACGCTTCTCATGGGAAACAGGTGGCTCATGCCCAACGAATTTGCACAGATGCTTGGAAGGGCGGGCAGACCCTCCTACCATGACCGTGGCGTTGTATATGTCCTTGCAGAGGTTGGAATGGAGTTTGATGGCGAGTCAGAGGAGGCCATGGCGCTCAAACTCCTTGAAAGCGGACCTGACCCTGTGGATGTAAATTACACAGAGGAGGATGTCCTTGAGAACATCCTGGCAGATATAACCTCAGGTGCTATAAAATCTGAATCTGAAATCTCTCCAGACCCCTCATGGCCCCTGGACCCTGAAGGAGCCCTTGACATCCTTGAATCCCATGGCATGATAGTCAGGGATGGTGGACTCCGCGCCACCGGTTATGGGGTGGCAGTCTCAAAGTCATTCATAGGTGTGACCGATGCCGAGTACATAAGGGGCCACCTTAAGGGGGCTTCAAGGAGACCCCTGGACATAGCACTGGAGCTCGAACCCTTTGAGGGAGCATATCTATCAGGGAGGCTGCACCGTGCCCTCAGCAGGGCAGCTGGAGCAAGGTTCTCAATGAATCTGATGGCGGATTCAACCCTCGACATACTCTCAGATGGGGATAACCTTGTGAAGCTTGACAGTAAACTTCAGGAGGCTGTTCTCAATTTGCAGATGGATTTCCTATCCTGTGAATGTAGGGACAGACCATTCTGTGGATGCATACAGCGCAGATTATCTGAACATATTATAGCAGAGCGTATCAGTGGCAGGGACCCGGTGGAGATAAGCAGGGGACTTCTGTCCAGATACCAGATTCAGGCCTACCCAGGGGATATCTTCAGCTGGCTTGATACCACCGTCAGGGCCCTTGAATCCATAGGGAGGATCGCCAGCGCATTTAAAAGGAGGAGGTACCTGAAGGAATGTTCAGGGATTGTGCGGGCCATTGAAAAAGGTAGGGGGGCATAG
- a CDS encoding AMP-binding protein produces the protein MVFTEDTIGEFFEKQVERYADKEFIVYPDRDLRFTYREFNERVNLLAKGLLSIGIGKGDHVGIWATNVPDWLTFLFATAKIGAVLVTVNTAYKSHELEYVMKQSDMKALAIIDGFRDVDYVQTLYELVPELKTHERGHLRSERFPELRSVIYIGAQKHRGMYNTNELMLLGKHVPDTELRTVMSTLKNTDVINMQYTSGTTGFPKGVMLTHRNILNNGYYIGERQRFTEEDRLCLPVPLFHCFGIVLGVLALLTHGGTLVMIELFDPLLVLAAVEKERCTALYGVPTMFIAEFTHPMFDMFDLSSLRTGIMAGSPCPIEAMKRVMNDMNMKEVTIAYGLTEASPVFTQTSVDDPIEKRVETVGTPLPHIEVKIVDPETGEELGPGEPGEICCRGYNVMKGYYKMPEMTAEAIDEDGWLHSGDLAVMDEDGYYSIVGRIKDMIIRGGENIYPREIEEFLHTMPGVKDVQVVGIPDEKYGEIVGAFIIREDGADILEEDVRDYAIQRIARYKVPKHVFFVDEFPLTASGKVQKFKLREMAVELLKKKEQP, from the coding sequence ATGGTTTTCACTGAAGATACAATAGGGGAATTCTTCGAGAAACAGGTTGAAAGGTACGCTGATAAGGAATTCATAGTATACCCCGACAGGGACCTGCGTTTCACCTACAGAGAATTCAATGAAAGGGTCAACCTCCTTGCGAAGGGCCTCCTATCTATTGGCATCGGGAAGGGGGACCACGTTGGTATCTGGGCAACCAATGTACCTGACTGGCTCACCTTCCTGTTCGCAACTGCAAAGATAGGGGCGGTCCTTGTAACGGTCAACACAGCATATAAGAGTCATGAACTGGAATACGTCATGAAACAGTCCGATATGAAGGCCCTAGCCATAATAGACGGCTTCAGGGATGTTGACTATGTACAGACACTCTATGAACTGGTACCTGAACTCAAGACCCATGAGAGGGGCCACCTCAGGAGTGAAAGGTTCCCTGAACTTCGAAGCGTAATATACATCGGTGCTCAGAAGCACAGGGGTATGTACAACACCAATGAACTGATGCTCCTCGGAAAACACGTCCCTGACACCGAGCTAAGGACGGTGATGTCAACCCTCAAAAACACCGATGTTATCAACATGCAGTACACCTCAGGCACCACAGGATTCCCCAAGGGGGTAATGCTCACCCACAGGAACATACTCAACAACGGTTACTACATAGGGGAAAGACAGAGGTTCACAGAGGAGGACAGGCTATGCCTGCCGGTACCCCTCTTTCACTGCTTCGGCATAGTCCTGGGTGTCCTTGCCCTCCTCACCCACGGGGGCACACTGGTGATGATAGAGCTCTTCGACCCCCTCCTCGTCCTTGCAGCTGTTGAAAAGGAGAGGTGCACCGCACTCTACGGAGTTCCAACAATGTTCATAGCAGAGTTCACCCACCCAATGTTTGACATGTTCGACCTCTCCTCACTGCGCACGGGTATCATGGCAGGGTCACCCTGCCCGATAGAGGCCATGAAGCGTGTCATGAATGACATGAACATGAAGGAGGTCACAATAGCCTACGGCCTCACAGAGGCATCACCTGTCTTCACACAGACCAGTGTGGACGACCCCATCGAGAAGCGCGTCGAGACCGTTGGGACACCCCTCCCCCACATTGAGGTCAAGATAGTCGACCCTGAAACAGGAGAGGAACTCGGACCCGGAGAACCCGGTGAGATATGCTGCCGCGGCTACAACGTCATGAAGGGATACTACAAGATGCCTGAGATGACAGCAGAGGCCATCGATGAGGATGGATGGCTCCACAGCGGTGACCTGGCGGTTATGGATGAGGACGGCTACTACTCCATCGTGGGCAGAATAAAGGACATGATCATAAGGGGAGGTGAGAACATCTACCCCAGGGAGATCGAGGAGTTCCTCCACACAATGCCGGGTGTAAAGGACGTGCAGGTGGTGGGTATACCCGACGAGAAGTACGGGGAGATAGTAGGAGCCTTCATCATAAGGGAGGACGGTGCAGATATCCTGGAGGAGGACGTGAGGGACTATGCCATCCAGAGAATAGCAAGATACAAGGTTCCAAAGCACGTCTTCTTTGTGGACGAGTTCCCCCTCACTGCAAGCGGGAAGGTCCAGAAGTTCAAATTGAGGGAGATGGCGGTTGAGCTCCTCAAGAAGAAGGAGCAGCCCTGA
- a CDS encoding helix-turn-helix domain-containing protein — MPENTVGERIKQLRDNQNITVDELAERSGVNAELIKKIEEGDIIPSLTPLIKISRTLGVRLGTLLDDRVQDEPVIVRKGKTQRVIHFSGYEEKTDTSNLSFHSLGAGKGDRHMEPFIIDVELHTDDFKLSSHEGEEFIYVLEGEIEVIYGQDRYLLSEGDSIYYDSVVPHHLHAAGEENARILAVVYTPF; from the coding sequence GTGCCGGAAAACACAGTGGGAGAGAGAATAAAACAGCTCAGAGATAACCAGAACATAACAGTAGATGAGCTCGCAGAAAGAAGCGGGGTTAATGCGGAACTCATAAAGAAAATAGAGGAAGGGGACATTATACCATCACTCACACCCCTCATAAAGATCTCAAGAACCCTTGGTGTGAGGCTCGGCACCCTCCTTGATGACAGGGTCCAGGACGAACCGGTCATAGTGAGGAAGGGTAAAACCCAGAGGGTGATACACTTCTCAGGCTATGAGGAGAAGACAGACACCAGCAACCTCAGCTTCCACTCCCTCGGCGCAGGTAAAGGTGACAGGCACATGGAACCCTTCATAATCGACGTGGAACTCCACACCGATGACTTCAAACTATCATCCCATGAGGGTGAGGAGTTCATATACGTCCTTGAGGGTGAAATAGAGGTTATCTATGGACAGGACCGCTACCTTCTATCAGAGGGTGACAGCATCTACTATGACTCCGTGGTACCCCACCACCTCCATGCAGCCGGCGAGGAAAATGCAAGGATACTTGCAGTCGTCTACACACCATTCTAG
- a CDS encoding ammonium transporter, whose translation MMLNSGDTAWMLISTALVILMTVPGVAMFYSGLTKRENVLNTIFLSFVSLGIVSLLWFLFGYGLIFGGDVSGIIGSHQVGISLINLGSASKYAPTIPEGLFAIFQMTFAAITVALISGAVVERIKFSSWILFIPLWFALVYVPVAHWVWGGGFLQNLGVHDFAGGIVVHITSGIAALALALVTGPRYDQKLMPHHLGYSVIGTGLLWFGWFGFNAGSALSAGSLAANAMIVTNTSAAAGMIGWILMDRLKTGKPTLLGALSGAVAGLASITPAAGFVDIGASIVTGLVAAVICYLAVSWLKPAAGYDDALDVFGIHGVSGIIGTLGVGLFAVPALNPSLTSGGLLTGSTSLLVSQLIGVVTVTVYTFVVTYILAMLLMKFKGLRVEREEEIQGLDINLHEETGYRLT comes from the coding sequence ATGATGCTAAATTCAGGTGATACAGCATGGATGTTGATCTCAACTGCACTCGTGATACTAATGACGGTGCCAGGGGTTGCTATGTTCTATTCTGGTTTAACAAAACGTGAGAATGTTCTGAACACCATCTTTCTATCATTTGTTTCCCTTGGCATTGTGAGTCTGCTCTGGTTTCTGTTTGGATATGGTCTAATATTCGGCGGGGATGTTTCAGGGATCATAGGATCCCATCAGGTGGGCATCAGCCTTATTAATTTAGGGTCTGCTTCAAAATATGCTCCAACAATCCCCGAAGGACTCTTTGCAATTTTTCAGATGACCTTTGCTGCAATAACAGTTGCCCTGATTTCTGGCGCTGTGGTGGAAAGGATCAAATTCTCGTCATGGATACTGTTCATCCCCCTCTGGTTTGCACTCGTATATGTACCCGTGGCCCACTGGGTATGGGGCGGAGGATTCCTGCAGAACCTTGGTGTTCATGATTTCGCAGGGGGAATTGTGGTGCACATCACCAGTGGCATAGCCGCCCTTGCCCTTGCCCTTGTTACTGGTCCAAGATATGACCAGAAACTGATGCCACATCACCTTGGATATTCTGTTATAGGTACCGGTCTTCTCTGGTTTGGCTGGTTTGGATTCAACGCCGGTTCAGCCCTCTCTGCCGGATCCCTTGCAGCTAACGCCATGATAGTGACAAACACCTCTGCAGCGGCGGGTATGATAGGATGGATCCTCATGGATAGACTTAAAACCGGAAAACCAACACTTCTTGGCGCTCTTTCTGGAGCAGTTGCAGGCCTGGCATCAATAACACCTGCAGCAGGTTTTGTGGATATAGGTGCCTCCATTGTCACCGGACTTGTGGCAGCTGTTATATGTTATCTTGCAGTTTCATGGCTGAAGCCAGCTGCTGGATATGATGATGCGCTTGATGTATTTGGGATTCACGGTGTTTCAGGGATCATAGGAACCCTTGGAGTTGGTTTATTTGCAGTTCCAGCCCTAAACCCATCTTTGACCTCAGGAGGTCTTTTAACTGGAAGCACATCCCTTCTTGTCAGTCAGCTGATTGGTGTTGTCACCGTCACTGTCTACACCTTCGTCGTTACATATATCCTTGCGATGCTGCTGATGAAATTTAAGGGGCTCCGTGTTGAAAGGGAAGAGGAAATTCAGGGACTTGACATAAATCTCCATGAGGAAACAGGTTACAGACTGACATGA
- a CDS encoding P-II family nitrogen regulator: MRKITAIIRREKLEDVKDALELMGIHGMTVSDVKGRGQQMGIRESYRGMDYCVDLLPKVQLEIVVDSEDLERTVEAISENARTGDVGDGKIFVTDVIDVVRIRTGEHGRDAI; the protein is encoded by the coding sequence ATGAGGAAAATCACAGCAATTATCAGAAGGGAGAAACTTGAGGATGTTAAGGATGCTCTGGAGCTTATGGGAATCCACGGGATGACGGTTTCAGATGTGAAGGGAAGGGGTCAGCAGATGGGTATCCGGGAGAGCTACCGTGGAATGGACTACTGTGTTGATCTCCTCCCAAAGGTTCAGCTTGAGATCGTGGTTGATTCAGAGGACCTTGAAAGGACTGTTGAGGCGATATCTGAAAATGCCAGGACCGGGGATGTGGGTGATGGAAAAATCTTTGTAACCGATGTAATTGATGTTGTTAGGATAAGGACAGGTGAACACGGCAGAGATGCCATCTAG